TTGCCCATTTTGGCGCCCGACGAGGTTGTGAGCAGCGGCGTGGTCATCGCAAATAGCTGCACGCCTTCCATCCGGTGGCCGAGATCGATGCCGTTGACGATGTTGCCCCACTGGTCGGAGCCGCCCATCTGCAGCCTGCAGCCGACGCGCTTGTAGAGCTCGACGAAGTCGTAGGCCTGCAGGATCATGTAGTTGAATTCGAGGAAGGACAGCGACTGCTCGCGGTCGAGCCTGAGCTTCACGGAATCGAAAGCGAGCATGCGGTTGACGGAGAAATGCCGGCCGACATCGCGCAGGAAATTGACGTAGTTGATCTCCATCAGCCAATCGGCGTTGTTGACCATGACCGCGTCGCCGGCGCCGCTGCCGAATTTGAGGTAAGGCGCGAAATTGCGGCGGATGCCGACGAGATTGTCCTCAATGTCTTGCGGCGTCAGCAGCTTGCGCGCCTCGTCCTTGAAGGAGGGGTCGCCGACCATCGAGGTGCCGCCGCCCATCAGCGCGATCGGCCGGTGGCCGGTCTGCTGCAGCCAGTGCAGCATCATGATCTGGATCAGCGATCCGGCGTGCAGGCTCTTCGCCGTCGCGTCGAAGCCGATATAGGCGCTCACCGTTTCCTTGGCGAAAAGCTGGTCGAGGCCGGTTTCATCCGAAATCTGATGGATGAAGCCGCGCTCGCTCATGATGCGCAGGAAATCGGACTTGAAGGCGGACATCTTTTCTTCCCGGAGATCGCTCGGCAACCGGCCGAGCCTGACGTGAAGGGGCGCGTTTAGCATCAGCGGGCGATCAGCAAAAGTGGTTTCCGGTTTTGCGTAAGATCGCCCGCCACTCAAATTGCGCGATCAGCAAAAGTGGTTTCCGGTTTTGCATTCGATCGCCCGCAATGCGGCGCGTCCTTGCTTCGCCCCTCTTGCTGGCGTAATGAGGCGCCCGCGCAAGGGCAGCACGGCCCGACGCGCCGCGACGGGGCCATCCCGCAATCTCAGATCGGACAGCTCCCGCGATGAACAGGAACTATCTCATCCTATTTCTGTTCAGCATTCTCATGACCGTCAGTGGGCTGGCAAGCCTGCCGCCGGTCGACCGCGACGAATCCCGCTTCGTCCAGTCGACCAAGCAGATGGTCGAGACCGGCGATTATATCGACATCCGCCTGCAGGATGTCTCCCGCTACAAAAAGCCGATCGGCATCTACTGGCTGCAATCGGCGGCGGTGGCGCTGAGCGGCGAGGGGGCGCACGCGCCGATCTGGGTCTACCGCCTCGTCTCCATGCTCGGCATCGCGCTCGCCGTCGTCGGCATAGGCTGGACGGGCACCAAACTCTTCGGCGCCGATGCCGGCCTGGCCGCCGGGCTGATGATGGCTGCGATCTTCGCCACCGCCTTCGAGGGCCGCGACGCCAAGACCGACGCCATGCTGCTCGCCTGCTGCGTGGCCGCGCAAGGCGCGCTGGCGCAGGTCTATCTGGCGGCGCGTCGCAAAGAGCCGGTGGCCGGCCATCTGCCCTGGATCTTCTGGATCGCGCAGGGGCTGGGGATCCTCATCAAGGGGCCGGTGACCCCGCTTCTGTCGCTGCTGACGGCAGCAGCGCTGTTCGCCTTCGAGCGCGACTGGCGCTGGCTTTTGAAGCTGAAGCTGGTGCGCGGCGTCGCCATCGTGCTCGTCATCGTGCTGCCTTGGCTCGCCCTCATCAGCTGGAAGAGTGGCGGCGCCTTCTTCCAGGAGGCGGTCGGCAAGGACATGCTGAACAAGGTGGCGCAAGGCGAGGAATCGCATGGCTTGCCGCCCGGCTTCTATATGCTCACCTATTCGCTGTTCATGTGGCCTTTCGGCCTGATCGCGGTCGGCGCCGGGTTGCAAGCCATCAACCGCTTCTGGGACGACCCGGGTCTGCGTTTCTGCCTTGCCTGGTACATCCCGTTCTGGCTGGTGTTCGAGGCGATCCCGACCAAGCTGCCGCATTACGTGATGCCCGCCTATCCCGGTATGGCGCTGCTGATCGGCTGGCTGCTGACCTTGCCGGCAGATCAGGCCAACGCGCCACTGAAGCGCTGGCAGAGCTGGCTTTGGTGGTCGACGGCCTTCGGTGTCGTCGTCGTGTCGATTGGGCTGGCCGCGGTGTGCATCGGGACGCCGATCTATTTCGCCAAGACCTTTTCCTGGTGGAGCATCCCGGCGGCGATCGCCGCGCTCGCCACCGGCTATCTTGCCTTCCCACGCCAATTGCAGGTGCCGCTCGGACGCATCGCGGCGATTGCTGTCGGCGCCGGCATCACCTTCAGCCTGCTGTTCGGCGTGATTGCGCCGTCCTTGAAGCCGATCTGGCTGAGCCCCGCCATCAAGGCAGCGGTCGATGCAAATCGCCTTTGCGATACTACCGTGCTCGCCTCGTCTCCCTATCACGAGCCGAGCTTGGTGTTCCTGGTCGGCACCAACACGGTGCTGACTGACGTCGACGGCGTCGCAAAGCACTTGGCTGCCGATCCGGGCTGCGCGCTGGGCCTCGCTCCGGTCAAGGACGAGCAGAAGCTCAACGAACTGCTTGCCGGGCAGGGCAAGTCGGCGAGGCGTCTCACCGAGATCGACGGGCTCAACTATTCGTCAGGAGACAAGTTGGCGCTCGGGCTTTATCGGGTGGCCCCGTGAGGGATAGTGTCGGGCCTCGGGTGCCCCTATAGGCTTTGCGCAATCATGTCCGCCGCCGCCCTTTACCGCCGCTCGCTCGGCAACTTCCTCGACACGATTGCAATCGTGAAGCGGCGCTTTGCCATGCGACCGGCGCGCTACCCCGAGATTCCCTGGCTCGTCTGGGTCGCTGCATGGCTTCTGCTTGCGGTGGCCGTCGGCCTCAGCCTGGACAGCGCCGCCGGCAGGATGCGCGGAGAATGGACGCCCGCCTTTGTCCATTTCACCGATTTCTTCACGGATTTCGGCCTGGGCGGCTGGTATCTCATCCCGGCGGCTCTCTGCCTCGTCGCTGCCAACCTGACGGACTGGCGCAGCCTTTCACGGCAGGCGCGGATGATGGTCTACAACTGGACGTGCTTCGCGTTCCTGGTGCTCTGCGCGGTCGGTCTTTCCGGTCTTGCGGTCAATCTCTTGAAATACGGCATCGGCCGCGCCCGGCCGCTCTATTTCGACAGTTTTGGCGTTCTGTCGCTGCATCCCTTCGCCATGGATGCGCGTTTCGCCGGTTTTCCGTCCGGCCATGCCACGACGATGGGCGCGGTGTTCGGGATACTGCTGCTGCTCTTCCCCAGGCGCTGGTATATCGCGCTGGCGGTCACCGCCTGCATTGCCTCGACGCGCGTCTTCGTCGGCGCGCATTATCCGAGCGACACGGTGGCCGGCTTCGGGCTCGGGCTTGCCTTCGCTATCGTCTCGGGGATGGTCTTCGCGCGGCTCGGTTTCATCTTCCGGCGGCCGTCCTCGACCAGACCGGTGCCGAAGCGCACGTTCCGGCTGCTGTCTTCCAGCGGGACTACGGATAGAGCATCGCCGGCAAGGCGGAGCCGCGGCCAACTGTCGGCTGACCGCCCATAGATAACGTCTGAGAGCGTAAGAAGGTTTATCTCAGCCGCTTTGGCCGCGGATCGGCGAGCTCGCCCGCCAGCCGCCGGTCGAGATAGTCGGCACATTCCTCGATCAGCAGTTCGGCGTGGTTGGCGAAGAAATGGTTGGCGCCGGGGATCGTCTTCTGCGTGATGGTGATGCCCTTTTGCGTATGCAGCTTGTCGACCAGCGTCTGCACGTCCTTGGGCGGCGCCACCTTGTCGGCGTCGCCGTGGATGATGAGGCCGGATGACGGGCAGGGCGCCAGGAAGGAGAAGTCGTAGGTGTTGGGCTGCGGGGCGACCGAGATGAAACCCTCGATCTCCGGCCGGCGCATCAGGAGCTGCATGCCGATCCAGGAGCCGAAGGAATAGCCGGCGACCCAGCAGCTCTTGGAATCCGGATGCAGCGATTGCACCCAGTCGAGCGCGGCGGCCGCATCCGACAGCTCGCCGGTGCCGTGATCGAACTCGCCCTGGCTGCGGCCGATGCCGCGGAAATTGAAGCGAAGCGTGGTGAAATCTCGCTTCTGGAACATGTAGAAGAGGTCGTAGACGATCTTGTTGTTCATCGTGCCGCCGAATTGCGGGTGCGGATGCAGCACGATGGCGATCGGCGCGCTCTTTTCTTTCGAGGGCTGATAGCGTCCCTCCAGGCGACCAGCCGGACCGGCGAAAATGACCTCAGGCATAAAATACTCCACGTGGCATACGAAGGCGCTAGCCCGGACCTCTTCTGCGGCCCCAAGTTTTCTGTGGCCTTGACGCCGGGCAAGCGTCTTCCTAGAAGCTAGTTTAGAATTGTTCAAAACTGGGTGGCCGAAACGTATAAGTTCGGCCGCCCGCGCCGCAAGCCGGGTAAATAGGACGGCTTGCCTTGCAATTTCAAGGAAATAACGCGCTATCCTCGCGGAATGGCTGCTGACGGGATTGACTGAAGGAAAATGGCCGCAACTCGCGCCTATCTCGACTACAACGCCAGCGCACCTCTCATCGGAGAGGCGCGGTCGGCAATGGTTGCTGCGCTCGATGCCGCCAATCCGTCGTCGGTCCACACCGAGGGCCGTGTAGCGCGGCGGCTGATCGAGGATGCGAGGCGCGACATGGCGAGGTTGGTCAATGCCAAGCCCGAGCATGTCGTGTTCACCTCCGGCGCGACCGAGGCGGCCTCGACGCTGCTTACCCCAGACTGGCAGATGGGGCGCGGCGCCATCCGCATGAGCCGCCTTTATGTTTCGGAGGCTGACCATCCTTGCGTGCTCGGCGGCGGGCGCTTTCCGGCCGCACAGGTGACGCGTATCGGTGTCGATCGCAACGGCATTGCCGATATCGAGGCGCTGACCAAGGCGCTCACCACGCATGACCGGGCCGATGGCCTGCCGCTGGTCGCGATCCATGCCGCCAACAACGAGACGGGCGTGATCCAGCCGATCGGCCGCATCGCCGAAATCGTCAAGACCGCTGGCGGCGTACTGGTCGTCGATGCCGTGCAGGCTGCCGGGCGGATTCCTATCGACATGTCAGCCGGTTATGCCGATTATCTGATCCTGTCCTCGCACAAGATCGGCGGCCCGAAGGGCGTCGGCGCCATCGTCGCCCAGGCCGACCTGATGATGCCGAAGCCGCTGATCAATGGCGGTGGCCAGGAGAAGGGCCATCGCGCCGGCACTGAGAATCTTCCCGGCATTGCCGGTTTCGGCGCCGCGGCGCGGGCAGTGCTCGCCGGTCTGGACGACATTGACGCGGTCGCGCGTCGGCGCGACGAGGTCGAGGCGATCGTGCGGGAACTGGTCCCGGACGCGGAAATCTTCGGAGTGGCGGCATCAAGGCTTGCCAATACGACATTCTTCGCTATTCCCGGCATCAAGGCCGAGACGGCGCAGATCGCCTTCGATCTTGCAGGCGTGGCGCTGTCGGCCGGCTCCGCCTGCTCGTCGGGGAAAGTCGGGCCAAGCCACGTGCTGAAGGCTATGGGTCGCGGCGACAGTCTTGGTGCTTTGCGCGTCTCGATCGGTCGCGCCACCGGTGCCGAGGAGATCGAGGCGTTCCGGACGGCGCTGGCGGGCGTCGTCGCGCGCCGGGCGGGGAAGGAACAGGCTGCCTGACGGCGGCGGAGCGTCGCACCGAGAGCACCTTGCGGTTCTCGGAAATCCGGTGCTCGAAAGCGAATTCAGGCCATTCGGCCTGGTAGAGTTGTGCGTTTCGTCTTGGCCGGGTGAATTCCAGGTCGGAATGCACTATATGGAGCTTACGCCGCTTCGGGCGCCGCCAAGGTGCTCGTCCCAGCGGTGCCATAGTTTGAAAACTGCCGGGCCTTGACCCCGGCGAGGATGGAGAACGCTTATGCCTGCTGTGCAGGAGACGATCGATCGAGTCCGAAAGATCGACGTCGACCAGTATAAATTCGGATTCCAGACAGAGATCGAGACGGACAAGGCCCCCAAGGGTCTGAACGAAGATATTATTCGTTTGATCTCCGCGAAGAAGCGCGAACCGGACTGGATGCTGGAATGGCGGCTGGGCGCCTTTAGGCGCTGGCTGACGCTGGAAGAGCCGACCTGGGCGCGCGTCAAATATCCGAAGATCGACTTCCAGGATATCCACTACTACGCCGCGCCGAAGAGTTCGCCGGGTCCGAAGTCGCTGAGCGAGGTCGATCCCGAACTGCTCAAGGTCTACGAGAAGCTCGGCATTCCGCTGAAGGAGCAGGAGATCCTGGCCGGCGTCCAGAAGGCCGACACCTCGGAACTGGAGGAGGCCAACGACAACGTCTACAAGTCGGGCCGCGTGGCAGTCGACGCCGTGTTCGATTCGGTCTCGGTCGTCACCACCTTCAAGAAGGAGCTGGCCGAGGCCGGCGTCATCTTCTGCTCGATCTCGGAGGCGATCCGCGAGCATCCGGAACTGGTACAGAAATATCTGGGCTCGGTCGTGCCGACCTCGGACAATTTCTACGCCACGCTGAATTCGGCCGTGTTCACCGACGGCTCCTTCGTCTTCGTGCCGAAGGGCGTGCGCTGCCCGATGGAGCTGTCGACCTATTTCCGCATCAATGAGCGCAACACCGGCCAGTTCGAACGCACGCTGATCATCGCCGAGGAGGGGGCCTATGTCTCCTATCTCGAGGGCTGCACGGCGCCGCAGCGCGACGAGAACCAGCTGCATGCCGCTGTGGTCGAGCTGATCGCGCTCGACGATGCCGAGATCAAATACTCGACGGTGCAGAACTGGTACCCGGGCGACGCCGAAGGCAAGGGCGGCGTCTACAACTTCGTCACCAAGCGCGGCGACTGCCGCGGCGACCGCTCGAAGATCTCGTGGACGCAGGTCGAGACGGGCTCGGCCATCACCTGGAAATATCCGAGCTGCATCCTGCGCGGCGACGATTCCAGCGGCGAGTTCTATTCGATTGCCGTGTCGAACGGCTATCAGCAGGTCGATAGCGGCACCAAGATGATCCATCTCGGCAAGAACACGTCGAGCCGCATCATCTCCAAGGGCATTGCCGCCGGCTCCTCGCAGAACACCTATCGCGGCCAGGTCTCGGCGCACCGCAAGGCGGCCAACGCGCGCAACTTCACCAACTGCGACTCGCTTTTGATCGGCGACCAGTGCGGCGCGCACACCGTGCCTTACATGGAAGCCAAGAACGCGACGGCGAAGTTCGAGCACGAGGCGACGACGTCGAAGATTTCCGAGGACCAGAAATTCTACGTCATGCAGCGCGGCATTCCCGAGGAGGAGGCGATCGCGCTGATCGTCAACGGCTTCGTCAAGGACGTCATCCAGCAGCTGCCGATGGAGTTCGCCGTCGAGGCGCAGAAGCTGATCGGCATCAGCCTAGAGGGTTCGGTCGGCTGACCGCAAAAAGATATTCAGGAAGAAATTATGCTCGAGATCAAGAATTTGCACGCCCGCATCGTCGATGACGGCACCGAGATCATCCGTGGGTTGAATCTCTCGGTGAAAGCCGGCGAGGTCGCCGCCATCATGGGCCCGAACGGTTCGGGCAAGTCGACGCTGTCCTACATACTTGCCGGCCGCGAGGACTATGAGGTCACCGAAGGCGACATTCTCTACAACGGCCAGTCGATCCTCGAAATGGATCCGGCCGAGCGCGCCACCGCCGGCGTCTTCCTCGCCTTCCAGTATCCGATGGAGATACCGGGCGTGGCGACCATGGAATTCCTGAAGGTGGCGATGAACGAGCAGCGCAAGGCGCGCGGCGAGGAACCGCTGAAGGTGCCGGAGTTCCTGAAGCGCGTGAAGGACGCCGCCGCCTCGCTCAACATGGACATGAACATGCTGAAGCGGCCGCTCAATGTCGGCTTCTCGGGCGGCGAGAAGAAGCGCGCCGAGATCCTGCAGATGAAGCTTTTGGAACCGAAGCTCTGTGTGCTCGACGAGACCGATTCCGGCCTGGACATCGACGCGCTCAAGATCGTCGCCGACGGCGTCAATGCGCTGCGCTCGCCGGAGCGGGCAATCGTCGTCATCACCCACTACCAGCGCCTGCTCGAGCACATCGTGCCGGATAGCGTGCACGTGCTCTACAAGGGGCAGGTCATCAAGTCGGGCGACAAGTCGCTGGCGCTCGATCTCGAAACCAACGGCTATGCCGGCGTGATTGGCGAAGCCGCGTGAGATGGGGCCGAGTGAGGCGAGAGCAATGAACATGCACGCACAGCCCCAGCGGACACTGGCCGAGACGGCGCTGATCGATGCCTTCGGCGAGCGGCTTTCGCTGCTGCCCGGCGATGGCGCGGTGATGACGAAGCGCGACGACGCGATCGAAGCCATCAAGCACGGCCTGCCGACGCGGCGCATCGAATCCTGGCACTATACGGACCTGCGCCGGCTGCTGACCTCGGTGCCGATTTTCGAGGCCGAGACGATTGCGAAGGCACTCGAGCCGGTTCTCGACGGCGCCGCGGTGCTGCCGGTGCTGAACGGCGTCTCCACCGGCAAGCTGCCCGAGATCGAGGGTGTCACGGTACAGCGCCTGTCGGAAAAACTCACCGATGGCAGTGTCGCGCCTGGGCTCGATCCCTATGGCGCCGATGACGCGATCGGCGCGCTGAACACCGCCTTCGTCGCCGACGGCTATTTCGTCGACATCGCCGACGGCACGGTGCTGGAAAAGCCGATCGAGCTGCAGAACCTGCAGTCCGGTGGCCAGGCGCATGTGCGGCTGCTGACGCGCGTCGGTGCCGGCGGCAAGGCGATCATCGTCGAGCGCCAGGCGGGCGAGGCGGACGAAAACGGCGGCGCGCTCATCAGCTCCGTCAGCCAGCTCGTGGTCGGCGATGGCTCCGAAGTGACCTGGCTGATCGTGCAGGAGCAGCCGGATACGGCCACGCATCTCGCCCAGTTCAAGGCGCATATCGGCAAGGATGCGAAGCTGACGCTGTTCGTCATGAACGCGGGCGGCAAGCTCGTGCGCCAGGAAGTCGTGGTCAGGACCACGGGTGAGGGCGCGGATTTCAAGCTGCGCGGCATCAACCTTCTGGCCGGCGACACGCATACCGACACCACGATGGTGCTCGACCATGCCGTGCCGCACACGAGCTCGACGGAAGTGATGCGCAACGTGGTGACCGGCAGGGCGCGTGGCGTCTTCCAGGGCCGCATCAACGTGCACCAGTATGCGCAGAAGACCAACGCCAAGATGGCCTGCAACACGCTGCTTCTGTCGGATGACGGCGAGTTCTCGACCAAACCGGAGCTGGAGATTTTCGCCGACGACGTCGTCTGCGGCCACGGCGCGACGGTCACGGAGATCGACCACAACCATCTGTTCTATCTGATGGCGCGCGGCATCGACGAGAAGACGGCGCGGGGCCTGCTGGTGAAGGCTTTCGTGGCCGAAGTGATCGAGGAACTGGACGACGAGGCGCTGGTAGACGCGCTCGAAGCGCGGCTCGACGGCTGGTTCCTGACGCACGGGTAGCACTTCCCTTCTCCCCTTGTGGGAGAGGGTGGCCGAGCGAAGCTCGGTCGGATGAGGGGTGTTGGAAGGATCGCGGCTTTGGCCGCCAAGGACTTCGAAATGGACCAGAAGATCGAAACCGCTCCCTATGATGTCGAGGCAATCCGCCGCGATTTTCCGATCCTGTCGCGCCAGGTCTATGGCAAGCCGCTGGTCTATCTCGACAATGGCGCCTCGGCGCAGAAGCCGCAGGTGGTGCTCGACACCATCCAGCATGCCTATTCACAGGATTATGCCAACGTCCATCGCGGCCTGCATTTTTTGTCGAATGCCGCGACTGATGCCTATGAGAAAGCTCGGGAAACGGTGCGCCGCTTCCTCAACGCGCCGAGCACCGACAACATCGTCTTCACCTCCAACACGACATCGGCAATCAACACGGTCGCCTATGGTTGGGGCATGCCCAGGATCGGCGAAGGCGACGAGATCGTGCTCTCGATCATGGAGCACCATTCCAACATCGTGCCCTGGCATTTCATCCGCGAGCGGCAGGGCGCCAAGCTCGTCTGGGTGCCGGTCGACGACCTCGGCGCCTTCCATATCGAGGAATTCGAGAAGCGGCTGACCGACCGTACCAAGCTCGTCGCCATCACTCACATGTCCAACGCGCTGGGCACGGTGACGCCGATTAAGGAGATCGTGCGCATCGCGCATGCGCGTGGAATTCCCGTTCTCGTCGACGGCAGCCAGAGCGCCGTGCACATGGCCGTAGACGTGCAGGATCTCGACTGCGATTTCTTCGTCTTCACCGGCCACAAGGTCTACGGCCCGTCGGGCGTCGGCGTGCTCTACGGCAAGAAGCATAGGCTGGAAGAGATGCGGCCCTTCATGGGCGGCGGCGAGATGATCGAGGAAGTGACGCAGGACATCGTCACCTATAACGAGCCGCCGCACCGTTTCGAGGCCGGCACGCCGCCGATCGTGCAGGCGATCGGCCTGGGCGCGGCGCTGGAATATATGGAGAAAGTCGGCCGCGAGCGCATCGCAGCACACGAGGCGGACCTCAAGAATTACGCGCATGAGCGGCTGCGCGCCATCAATTCGCTGCGCATCTTCGGCGACGCGCCCGGCAAGGGCGCCATCATTTCGTTCGAACTGCAGGGCATCCATGCCCATGATGTGTCGATGGTGATCGACCGGCAGGGCGTCGCGGTCCGCGCCGGCACCCATTGCGCCCAGCCGCTGTTGAAACGCTTCGGCGTGACCTCCACATGCAGGGCATCGTTCGGCATGTACAACACCAGGGCCGAAGTGGACGCTTTGGCCGATGCGCTGGAAAAGGCGCGGAAATTCTTCGGGTGACGACCATGGACGATGTAAGCACCACCGCAGAGACCGCACCGGAAACGGCCGGCAACGGTATCGTGTCAGCCTCGGCTATTCCCGCCGAGGAACTGGCGCGGCTGACCGACGACATCGTGTCGGCGCTGAAGACGGTCTACGATCCGGAAATCCCGGCCGATATCTACGAGCTCGGCCTGGTCTACAGGATCGACATCGAGGACGACCGCTCGGTCAAGATCGACATGACGCTGACCGCGCCGGGCTGCCCGGTCGCCGGCGAAATGCCGGGCTGGGTCGAGAACGCCGTCGGCGCCGTCGAGGGCGTCTCGGGGGTCGAGGTCAACATGGTTTTCGACCCGCCATGGACGCCCGACCGCATGTCGGAAGAGGCGCAGGTCGCGGTGGGATGGTATTGACCAACGACCCGACAGAGATTGGTTGGCTTGCAGCAAAGGTGAAACTTCACCATCTTAAGGGCAGACTCATTCCGTGGGCCTTGAACCCGCGCGAACGTGGAGAATAACATGGGACGCTTCGCCGTCATCACGATGACCGACAAGGCCGCCGACCGCGTGCGCGAGATCGTCGCCACGCGGGAGAATGCCAACGGCATCCGCCTCGGCATCAAGAAGGGCGGCTGCGCCGGCATGGAATACACTATAGATCTCGTGACCGAGCCGAACCCCAAGGACGACCATGTCGAGCGCGATGGCGCGCATGTCTATGTCGCGCCGGAAGCCGCGCTCTTCCTGCTCGGCACCGAGATGGATTTCGAGCAGACGGCGCTGCGCACCGGCTTCACCTTCAAGAACCCGAACCAGAGCTCAGCCTGCGGCTGCGGCGAATCCGTCGAGCTGAAGCCGGCTGACCTCAAGGCCCTGGCCGAGGCGCGCGCTTCAAGCGCTGCTTAAGTGAGCGCCGAGGCATATCGTTGGCGATGTGCCTGCTGTGACCGGGAGTTTACCGGGCTTCCCACCGATATGGCCTTTGACGCGCCGGTGAATCCGGACGCGCTTGACGAAGTGGCTCGGTCGAACTTCCGCAAGAATGATGATTTTTGCGTGGTGACCTACGCCACAGGGCAAACAGACCGGTTCATTCGTTGTCTGCTGCCTTTGCCCGTGCCTCAGTTATCCGAGGAGTTCTGTTTCGGTGTTTGGATGTCAGTCTCGGAAAGAAGCTGGAATGTCTATCGAGGTGGATATGATAGCGGCCAATATGAGGACGAGCTCTGC
The window above is part of the Mesorhizobium sp. WSM4904 genome. Proteins encoded here:
- the sufA gene encoding Fe-S cluster assembly scaffold SufA produces the protein MGRFAVITMTDKAADRVREIVATRENANGIRLGIKKGGCAGMEYTIDLVTEPNPKDDHVERDGAHVYVAPEAALFLLGTEMDFEQTALRTGFTFKNPNQSSACGCGESVELKPADLKALAEARASSAA
- a CDS encoding cysteine desulfurase — translated: MDQKIETAPYDVEAIRRDFPILSRQVYGKPLVYLDNGASAQKPQVVLDTIQHAYSQDYANVHRGLHFLSNAATDAYEKARETVRRFLNAPSTDNIVFTSNTTSAINTVAYGWGMPRIGEGDEIVLSIMEHHSNIVPWHFIRERQGAKLVWVPVDDLGAFHIEEFEKRLTDRTKLVAITHMSNALGTVTPIKEIVRIAHARGIPVLVDGSQSAVHMAVDVQDLDCDFFVFTGHKVYGPSGVGVLYGKKHRLEEMRPFMGGGEMIEEVTQDIVTYNEPPHRFEAGTPPIVQAIGLGAALEYMEKVGRERIAAHEADLKNYAHERLRAINSLRIFGDAPGKGAIISFELQGIHAHDVSMVIDRQGVAVRAGTHCAQPLLKRFGVTSTCRASFGMYNTRAEVDALADALEKARKFFG
- a CDS encoding DUF2199 domain-containing protein; the protein is MSAEAYRWRCACCDREFTGLPTDMAFDAPVNPDALDEVARSNFRKNDDFCVVTYATGQTDRFIRCLLPLPVPQLSEEFCFGVWMSVSERSWNVYRGGYDSGQYEDELCFGYLMHDIPEYPSSMYLHANVVFQPGNLRPKVFLHDADHPLVVAQREGVDVTQIERWVALSHRS
- a CDS encoding SUF system Fe-S cluster assembly protein yields the protein MDDVSTTAETAPETAGNGIVSASAIPAEELARLTDDIVSALKTVYDPEIPADIYELGLVYRIDIEDDRSVKIDMTLTAPGCPVAGEMPGWVENAVGAVEGVSGVEVNMVFDPPWTPDRMSEEAQVAVGWY